A region from the Mesorhizobium shangrilense genome encodes:
- a CDS encoding KpsF/GutQ family sugar-phosphate isomerase, producing MHAGSLEKKQLDGQASIASALRTLATEQAGVAALAAALENGLAEPFAQAVDMVSKINGRVIVTGVGKSGHIGSKIAATFASTGTPAFFVHPAEANHGDLGMIARDDAIIALSWSGESKELQGIVAYSRRFSIPLIAVTAGETSALARAADVVLLLPRVPEACPHGLAPTTSTLLQLVMGDALAIALLEARGFTPDHFRTFHPGGQLGANLTQIREIMHVGDRLPLVASGTGMQDAILELSRKGFGCVAVTSADGALVGIITDGDIRRHIGSDLLAMTVDQVMTRGPKTAGPDTLVATALQTINTSAITSLMVVEGTRPIGLVHLHDLLRIGAA from the coding sequence ATGCATGCGGGATCCCTAGAAAAGAAGCAGCTGGACGGGCAAGCTTCGATTGCCTCGGCACTGCGAACGTTGGCGACCGAACAAGCCGGAGTCGCGGCTTTGGCCGCCGCACTCGAGAACGGATTGGCCGAGCCGTTCGCGCAAGCCGTCGACATGGTGTCGAAGATCAATGGCCGCGTCATCGTTACAGGCGTCGGCAAGAGCGGCCATATCGGCTCGAAGATCGCGGCCACATTCGCCTCGACCGGCACGCCGGCTTTCTTTGTCCATCCCGCGGAGGCCAATCACGGCGATCTCGGCATGATCGCCAGGGATGACGCCATCATCGCCCTGTCGTGGTCGGGCGAAAGCAAGGAACTCCAGGGCATCGTCGCCTATTCGCGGCGCTTTTCCATTCCGCTGATCGCGGTCACAGCAGGCGAGACCTCGGCGCTGGCGCGCGCGGCCGACGTGGTGCTGTTGCTGCCGCGCGTGCCGGAGGCTTGCCCTCATGGCCTCGCCCCGACCACATCGACGCTGCTGCAACTGGTCATGGGCGATGCTCTGGCCATTGCGCTGCTCGAAGCGCGTGGTTTTACGCCGGATCATTTCCGCACGTTTCATCCCGGCGGCCAGCTTGGCGCCAACCTGACGCAGATCCGCGAGATCATGCATGTCGGCGACAGGTTGCCACTGGTGGCCTCAGGCACGGGCATGCAGGACGCGATCCTGGAACTCTCGCGCAAGGGCTTTGGCTGCGTGGCGGTGACGTCTGCGGATGGGGCGTTGGTCGGCATCATCACCGATGGCGACATAAGGCGCCATATCGGCAGCGATCTTCTGGCGATGACGGTCGATCAGGTCATGACCAGGGGGCCGAAAACGGCTGGACCTGACACACTGGTGGCGACAGCATTGCAGACGATCAACACATCGGCCATCACCAGCCTGATGGTGGTGGAGGGCACGCGGCCAATAGGGCTTGTCCACCTCCACGACCTGCTGCGTATCGGCGCGGCCTGA
- a CDS encoding NfeD family protein: MLDRIVSELGPWNWMVLGFVLLVMEIVTPGAFMLWIGIAALLIGVVSLLIWDAAIWTWQVQVLAFLVLSLVSAYAGKKLVGRKDGKTDQPLLNRRGQQLIGRMATLAEPIRNGRGRIKLGDTLWRVSGPDLPAGTQVRVVGAADTDLELTVEPV; the protein is encoded by the coding sequence ATGCTCGACCGCATAGTTTCCGAACTCGGCCCATGGAACTGGATGGTCCTGGGCTTCGTCCTGCTGGTGATGGAAATCGTCACACCCGGCGCGTTCATGCTGTGGATCGGCATCGCGGCACTGCTGATCGGGGTGGTATCGCTGCTTATCTGGGACGCCGCCATCTGGACCTGGCAGGTCCAGGTCCTGGCCTTCCTGGTGCTGTCGCTGGTCTCGGCCTATGCCGGCAAGAAACTGGTTGGCCGCAAGGACGGCAAGACCGACCAGCCGCTGCTCAACCGACGCGGCCAGCAATTGATCGGCCGGATGGCGACACTTGCTGAACCGATCCGCAATGGCCGCGGCCGCATAAAGCTTGGCGACACGCTCTGGCGCGTCTCCGGCCCGGATCTGCCGGCCGGCACGCAGGTGCGTGTCGTCGGTGCAGCCGATACGGATCTGGAACTGACGGTCGAGCCGGTCTGA